One segment of Chelonia mydas isolate rCheMyd1 chromosome 13, rCheMyd1.pri.v2, whole genome shotgun sequence DNA contains the following:
- the SOX12 gene encoding transcription factor SOX-12 — protein sequence MVQQRNMRSRAIESKREVCPQLATKDSLLLKEAGSKGEPAWCKTPSGHIKRPMNAFMVWSQNERRKIMDQWPDMHNAEISKRLGRRWQLLQDSEKIPFVKEAERLRLKHMADYPDYKYRPRKKGKIGASKSRPRLPVKIKPSVLSRVTSSRRQPSKHDSSCQMGESTLKMEEDLLEVRLSETPFEDCPKAPGKEFWHMVPAARAAGEKRSKRDDSVESRQPKDPEPTAQPFPEQVSSPESGSPSPMSTASPPSSFSSSDEELEEELLGVLPGKAQPSAACGALDWSVFDKDLDLFPLGVTSHFEFPDYCTPEVTEMIAGDWLMSSISDLVFTY from the coding sequence atggtccAGCAGAGGAACATGAGGAGCCGCGCAATCGAGTCCAAGAGGGAGGTGTGTCCCCAGCTAGCCACCAAAGACTCCCTGCTCCTCAAGGAAGCCGGCAGCAAGGGCGAGCCTGCCTGGTGCAAGACACCGAGTGGCCACATCAAACGGCCCATGAATGCCTTCATGGTGTGGTCACAGAACGAGAGGCGGAAGATCATGGACCAGTGGCCGGACATGCACAATGCCGAGATCTCCAAGCGGCTGGGCAGGAGGTGGCAGCTCCTGCAGGACTCAGAGAAGATCCCCTTCGTCAAGGAGGCGGAGCGCCTGCGGCTCAAGCACATGGCTGACTACCCAGACTATAAGTACCGGCCCAGGAAAAAGGGCAAAATAGGGGCCAGCAAGTCCCGGCCAAGGCTCCCCGTGAAGATAAAACCATCCGTCCTCAGCCGGGTCACCTCCAGCAGAAGGCAGCCTTCCAAGCATGACTCCAGCTGCCAGATGGGAGAGTCCACCCTCAAGATGGAAGAGGACCTCTTAGAGGTGCGGCTGTCAGAGACACCCTTTGAGGACTGCCCGAAGGCACCTGGCAAGGAGTTCTGGCACATGGTCCCTGCCGCGCGGGcggctggggagaaaaggagcaaGAGGGATGACTCCGTTGAGTCCCGCCAGCCGAAGGACCCAGAACCCACCGCGCAGCCCTTCCCGGAGCAGGTGAGCTCCCCAGAGAGTGGGTCCCCCTCCCCAATGTCAACTGCATCCCcgccttcctccttctcctcctctgacgAAGAGCTGGAGGAAGAGCTCTTGGGTGTCCTGCCCGGGAAAGCCCAGCCGAGCGCAGCCTGTGGAGCCCTGGACTGGTCAGTCTTCGACAAAGACCTCGACCTTTTCCCCTTGGGAGTCACCTCTCACTTTGAGTTCCCGGACTATTGCACTCCGGAGGTGACGGAGATGATTGCTGGGGACTGGCTGATGTCCAGCATCTCGGACTTGGTCTTTACGTACTGA